In Streptomyces sp. NBC_01439, the following are encoded in one genomic region:
- the tsaD gene encoding tRNA (adenosine(37)-N6)-threonylcarbamoyltransferase complex transferase subunit TsaD: protein MSGPVVLGIESSCDETGAGIVRDGKLLAHVVASSMDEHARFGGVVPEIAARAHLHSFNPVVRQALDQAGLRLKQIDAVAVTTGPGLSGALQVGLAGAKTLAYAAGVPLYGVHHLAGHVAADTLEHGPLPDPCVVLIVSGGHTSLLLVRDLVREPILHLGDTLDDAAGECFDKVARILGLPYPGGPAIDRAARDGDPKAVAFPRPLTRPGDDPYAFSFSGLKTAAARWAEKHRQRGEEPPVADGAAALQEAVADVLTRKALAACRDHDVKTLIVVGGVAANSRVRALAERRCASAGIELRVPPMTLCTDNGAMIAAVGDLLVRSGAEPAPLNVSIDPSAPLEYASLTPLPAPPVEIP, encoded by the coding sequence GTGAGCGGACCAGTGGTGCTGGGGATCGAGTCGTCGTGCGACGAGACCGGCGCGGGAATCGTGCGGGACGGCAAGCTGCTCGCACACGTGGTGGCGTCGAGCATGGACGAGCACGCCCGCTTCGGCGGCGTCGTGCCCGAGATCGCCGCCCGGGCACACTTGCACTCCTTCAACCCGGTCGTCCGGCAGGCCCTGGACCAGGCCGGACTGCGGCTGAAGCAGATCGACGCGGTCGCCGTCACCACCGGGCCCGGCCTGTCGGGCGCGCTGCAGGTGGGCCTGGCCGGCGCGAAAACGCTCGCCTACGCGGCCGGGGTGCCGCTGTACGGCGTCCACCACCTGGCCGGGCACGTCGCCGCCGACACCCTGGAGCACGGACCGCTGCCCGACCCCTGCGTGGTGCTGATCGTCTCCGGCGGCCACACCTCGCTCCTGCTGGTCCGGGACCTGGTGCGCGAGCCGATCCTGCACCTCGGGGACACTCTCGACGACGCGGCGGGCGAGTGCTTCGACAAGGTCGCCCGGATCCTGGGCCTGCCGTATCCGGGCGGTCCCGCCATCGACCGGGCCGCCCGCGACGGCGACCCGAAGGCCGTGGCCTTCCCGCGCCCGCTGACCCGCCCCGGGGACGACCCGTACGCCTTCTCCTTCTCCGGCCTCAAGACTGCCGCGGCGCGCTGGGCCGAGAAGCACCGGCAGCGCGGCGAGGAGCCGCCGGTGGCAGACGGGGCGGCCGCGCTGCAGGAGGCGGTCGCGGACGTACTGACCCGCAAGGCGCTGGCCGCCTGCCGCGACCACGACGTGAAGACGCTGATCGTGGTCGGCGGGGTGGCCGCGAACTCGCGGGTCAGGGCCCTCGCGGAACGCCGATGCGCCTCGGCCGGCATCGAACTGCGCGTTCCGCCCATGACCCTGTGCACGGACAACGGCGCCATGATCGCGGCCGTCGGTGACCTGCTGGTCCGCTCCGGGGCGGAGCCGGCCCCGCTGAACGTCTCCATCGACCCGTCCGCACCGCTGGAGTACGCCTCCCTGACCCCGCTCCCCGCCCCGCCCGTCGAGATCCCCTGA
- a CDS encoding ABC transporter substrate-binding protein gives MRGIRPLSALLAVAAVLLVPACGGKAQDRTAAAGPGAEGFPVTVSNCGVESTYQRPPQRAVSLNQHATEVMLALGLEKSMVGTGYLDDKILPEYQAAFDSVKVLSKEYPSFETLLAAEPDFVYGGFGSTFAEKEGRGRPAFSKAGINTHLNIEQCPAGPVTMATVDEEIRTVAKIFGVPDRAEQQVDKVHGTLDRVDAKLAGITPTKLFVYDSGDKTAFTAGGKGIGNELIKRAGGANLFADVDKAFADVSFEQVAERAPEVIVIYDYGDQSVEDKKKFLLANPALKDVPAIKNQRFAVLPLSSTVLGVRVPAAVESLAHQIHPDRFQ, from the coding sequence ATGAGGGGCATACGCCCGCTGTCCGCGCTTCTGGCCGTGGCCGCCGTACTGCTCGTCCCGGCCTGCGGCGGCAAAGCCCAGGACCGCACCGCCGCAGCGGGACCCGGGGCCGAAGGTTTCCCCGTCACCGTGTCCAACTGCGGCGTGGAGAGCACCTACCAGCGACCGCCGCAGCGCGCGGTGTCCCTGAACCAGCACGCCACGGAGGTCATGCTGGCGCTCGGGCTGGAGAAGTCGATGGTGGGCACGGGCTACCTCGACGACAAGATCCTGCCGGAGTACCAGGCCGCCTTCGACTCGGTGAAGGTGCTGTCGAAGGAGTACCCGTCCTTCGAGACCCTGCTGGCCGCCGAACCGGACTTCGTCTACGGCGGGTTCGGCTCCACCTTCGCCGAGAAGGAGGGCCGCGGCCGTCCGGCCTTCTCCAAGGCCGGGATCAACACCCACCTCAACATCGAACAGTGCCCGGCCGGACCGGTGACCATGGCGACCGTCGACGAGGAGATCCGCACCGTCGCCAAGATCTTCGGCGTACCGGACCGGGCCGAGCAGCAGGTGGACAAGGTGCACGGCACCCTCGACCGGGTCGACGCCAAACTCGCCGGGATCACCCCGACCAAGCTCTTCGTCTACGACAGCGGTGACAAGACGGCCTTCACCGCGGGCGGCAAGGGCATCGGCAACGAGCTGATCAAGCGGGCCGGCGGGGCCAACCTCTTCGCCGACGTGGACAAGGCCTTCGCAGACGTGTCGTTCGAGCAGGTGGCCGAACGGGCGCCCGAGGTCATCGTCATCTACGACTACGGCGACCAGAGCGTCGAGGACAAGAAGAAGTTCCTCCTCGCGAACCCGGCGCTGAAGGACGTACCCGCGATCAAGAACCAGCGGTTCGCGGTGCTTCCGCTGTCGTCGACCGTGCTCGGTGTCCGCGTCCCGGCGGCGGTGGAGTCACTGGCCCACCAGATCCATCCGGACCGCTTCCAGTGA
- a CDS encoding FecCD family ABC transporter permease, whose protein sequence is MTETTDAGRKVVAAPKSPTAAARHRAVPYPLLLVALGVLLAAVATAGIAIGSISVPADQVWGILLHRIHPVLAEPTWTPVRETIVVDVRLPRVLLAGVVGAGLSVSGMALQALVRNPLADPMLLGVSSGASVGAVLVLVFHVTLFGMYSLPVAAFCGALAALVAVYFLARSGGRMTTVRLVLAGVAMAEVLSAVASFLIVTSNDPQKTQSALRWMLGGLAGTTWTTVWIPVGAVLLGTAVLLGVCRSLNLLLAGEEAAAALGLDVHRFRGALFVLVALMIGTIVAVSGQIGFVGLILPHVVRLLVGADHRRALPAAALLGASFLIAADLGARTFMSPEEIPVGILTALVGGPFFLWLMRRKAAR, encoded by the coding sequence GTGACCGAGACGACGGACGCGGGCCGGAAGGTCGTCGCTGCGCCGAAGTCCCCGACGGCCGCGGCCCGCCACCGGGCCGTTCCCTACCCCCTGCTGCTCGTGGCCCTGGGTGTCCTGCTCGCCGCCGTCGCGACGGCCGGCATCGCGATCGGTTCGATCAGCGTCCCGGCCGACCAGGTCTGGGGGATCCTGCTCCACCGCATCCACCCGGTCCTCGCCGAACCGACCTGGACGCCGGTCCGGGAGACGATCGTCGTCGACGTCCGGCTCCCCCGGGTGCTGCTGGCCGGTGTGGTGGGCGCGGGCCTGTCGGTGTCGGGCATGGCACTACAGGCCCTGGTCCGCAATCCGCTGGCCGACCCGATGCTGCTCGGCGTCTCGTCCGGCGCGTCGGTCGGCGCCGTGCTGGTCCTCGTCTTCCACGTGACCCTGTTCGGAATGTACTCCCTGCCCGTGGCGGCGTTCTGCGGGGCCCTGGCCGCACTGGTCGCGGTGTACTTCCTGGCGCGCTCCGGCGGGCGGATGACCACCGTTCGGCTGGTGCTGGCGGGTGTGGCCATGGCCGAGGTCCTCTCCGCGGTGGCCAGCTTCCTGATCGTCACCTCCAACGACCCGCAGAAGACGCAATCGGCCCTGCGCTGGATGCTCGGGGGGCTGGCCGGCACCACCTGGACGACGGTGTGGATCCCCGTCGGTGCCGTGCTCCTCGGCACGGCCGTCCTGCTCGGGGTGTGCCGGTCCCTCAACCTGCTGCTGGCCGGGGAGGAAGCCGCCGCGGCGCTGGGGCTGGACGTCCACCGCTTCCGCGGCGCCCTGTTCGTCCTGGTCGCGCTGATGATCGGCACCATCGTCGCGGTCAGCGGCCAGATCGGCTTCGTCGGGCTGATCCTGCCGCACGTGGTGCGCCTCCTCGTGGGCGCCGACCACCGCCGCGCGCTGCCCGCAGCCGCCCTCCTCGGCGCGAGCTTCCTGATCGCCGCCGATCTGGGCGCGCGCACGTTCATGAGCCCGGAGGAGATACCCGTCGGCATCCTCACCGCCCTCGTCGGCGGCCCGTTCTTCCTCTGGCTAATGCGACGGAAGGCGGCGCGATGA
- a CDS encoding ABC transporter ATP-binding protein — protein sequence MMHGPIPEPGALDAEDVTVVVNGRTLVDRVSLHVAPGEVLALVGPNGAGKSTLLRTFYRVLRPTSGRVLLDGADVWRMPGKRLAQRLSAVLQETAGDFELSVYEVVAMGRTPHKRAFAGDDAQDREIIMGALEELDVADLAHAPFDRLSGGEKQRVLIARALAQRTGTMVLDEPTNHLDLRHQLDALRLVRRVGVTAVIALHDLNLAASFCDRICVLDGGRVAVTGTPQEVLTRDLLAEVYRVEAEVSRHPGTGIPQVSVVPEVRRDDRPGERGNAP from the coding sequence ATGATGCACGGACCGATCCCCGAGCCCGGCGCGCTCGACGCCGAGGACGTCACGGTCGTGGTGAACGGCCGGACCCTGGTCGACCGCGTCTCGCTGCACGTGGCCCCCGGGGAGGTGCTGGCGCTCGTGGGCCCCAACGGCGCGGGCAAGTCGACGCTGTTGCGCACGTTCTACCGGGTGCTGCGCCCCACGTCCGGACGCGTCCTGCTGGACGGCGCGGACGTGTGGCGGATGCCCGGCAAGCGGCTCGCGCAGCGCCTCTCGGCCGTACTGCAGGAGACCGCGGGCGACTTTGAACTCAGCGTCTACGAAGTGGTGGCGATGGGACGCACCCCGCACAAACGGGCCTTCGCGGGCGACGACGCCCAGGACCGCGAGATCATCATGGGCGCGTTGGAGGAGCTCGACGTCGCCGACTTGGCGCACGCGCCGTTCGACCGCCTCTCGGGCGGGGAGAAGCAGCGGGTACTGATCGCCCGCGCGCTGGCCCAGCGCACCGGGACGATGGTGCTGGACGAGCCGACGAACCACCTGGACCTGCGCCATCAGCTCGACGCGCTGCGGCTCGTCCGCAGGGTCGGGGTCACCGCGGTGATCGCCCTGCACGACCTCAACCTCGCCGCGTCCTTCTGCGACCGGATCTGTGTGCTGGACGGCGGCCGCGTGGCCGTGACCGGAACACCGCAGGAGGTCCTCACCCGGGACCTGCTGGCCGAGGTCTACCGTGTCGAGGCGGAGGTGTCCCGGCATCCGGGAACCGGGATCCCGCAGGTGAGCGTGGTCCCCGAAGTCCGCCGTGACGACCGGCCCGGGGAACGCGGTAACGCCCCGTGA
- a CDS encoding SMP-30/gluconolactonase/LRE family protein codes for MSVEVVLRAAAAFAECPTWDPADGTLLWVDMNRSEVHRLRPSDGADTVLHFAQPVAAAKPRAGGGLVLSMRDGVAVREPDGSLHSLTDWSAEGVRGNDAGVDARGRLWVGTMAGPSAPGWLGRVSPRGVTHRVLSDTRLSNGIAWSPDGRRMYFVDTPTCRIDVLDYDLSTGGASAPRPFVELTGTAGVPDGLCVDTDGGVWVALFRGGAVRRYTPRGALDREIRLPVALTTACGFGGTDLTDLYVTTARRAPEHDEPLAGSVFVVSGAGQGLAATPFAG; via the coding sequence GTGAGCGTGGAGGTGGTGCTGCGCGCGGCGGCCGCCTTCGCCGAATGTCCGACCTGGGACCCGGCCGACGGAACGCTGCTGTGGGTCGACATGAACCGCAGCGAGGTGCACCGGTTGCGCCCCTCGGACGGCGCCGACACGGTCCTGCACTTCGCGCAGCCCGTTGCCGCTGCCAAGCCCCGGGCCGGCGGCGGCCTGGTGCTCAGCATGCGCGACGGTGTGGCGGTCCGCGAGCCCGACGGTTCGCTGCACTCGCTCACCGACTGGTCGGCCGAAGGGGTACGGGGCAACGACGCGGGCGTCGACGCGCGCGGCCGCCTCTGGGTCGGCACCATGGCCGGCCCCTCCGCCCCGGGCTGGCTGGGTCGTGTCTCCCCCCGGGGGGTGACGCACCGCGTGCTCTCGGACACCCGACTGAGCAACGGCATCGCCTGGAGCCCGGACGGCCGGCGGATGTACTTCGTCGACACCCCCACGTGCCGCATCGACGTGCTCGACTACGACCTTTCCACGGGAGGGGCCTCCGCTCCGCGTCCGTTCGTCGAACTGACCGGCACGGCCGGTGTGCCCGACGGTCTGTGCGTCGACACCGACGGCGGCGTGTGGGTGGCCCTCTTCCGCGGCGGCGCGGTCCGCCGCTACACGCCCCGGGGCGCGCTCGACCGGGAGATCCGGCTCCCCGTCGCGCTGACCACGGCGTGCGGCTTCGGCGGGACGGACCTGACCGACCTCTACGTCACCACGGCACGGCGTGCGCCCGAACACGACGAGCCGCTCGCGGGCAGTGTCTTCGTCGTGTCCGGGGCCGGACAGGGCCTGGCCGCCACGCCGTTCGCCGGCTGA
- a CDS encoding MerR family transcriptional regulator, whose product MKISELSRRTGVPVASIKYFLRQGLLPAGRATAATLAEYGEEHAQRLRLIKALTTLGGLSIAATREVLGAVDQAHSSESALGAVSYALPVPVAAQGAAGHEEEGEGAPAGVTARAEVAELLTALDWHAPGTSPHVQGLTAALEELRRLDAQYAPGELAAYARLAESVARLDLERAEGLDDPVALAERAVIVFAICAPVFELLRRLAQEDQVRRRVAGAGRSGGGGDGAPR is encoded by the coding sequence ATGAAGATTTCGGAGCTCAGCCGGCGGACCGGCGTGCCGGTCGCCAGCATCAAGTACTTCCTGCGGCAGGGACTGCTGCCCGCAGGGCGAGCGACGGCCGCGACCCTGGCCGAGTACGGGGAGGAGCACGCGCAGCGGCTGCGGCTGATCAAGGCGCTGACCACGCTCGGCGGCCTGTCCATCGCCGCCACCCGTGAGGTGCTCGGGGCCGTCGACCAGGCCCACAGCTCCGAGAGCGCCCTCGGCGCGGTCAGCTACGCGCTCCCGGTGCCGGTGGCGGCCCAGGGCGCCGCGGGCCACGAGGAGGAGGGGGAGGGGGCCCCGGCCGGCGTGACCGCCCGCGCCGAGGTGGCCGAGCTCCTGACGGCGCTGGACTGGCACGCCCCCGGCACCTCACCGCACGTTCAGGGGCTGACGGCGGCGCTGGAGGAGCTGCGCCGGCTCGATGCCCAGTACGCCCCCGGGGAACTCGCCGCCTACGCGAGACTGGCCGAGTCCGTGGCCCGGCTCGACCTGGAGCGCGCGGAAGGCCTGGACGACCCGGTGGCCCTGGCCGAGCGGGCCGTCATCGTCTTCGCGATCTGCGCCCCGGTGTTCGAGCTGCTGCGCCGCCTCGCTCAGGAGGACCAGGTCCGGCGCCGGGTCGCGGGCGCAGGCCGGAGCGGGGGTGGTGGGGACGGGGCGCCGCGGTAG
- a CDS encoding YhgE/Pip domain-containing protein, producing MPHPTPPSVLRRPALWIGTGLIAAVVSMLFALLYVGGNVNPKGNLRDLPVALVNSDGGADINGRHVNLGEQVVSGIQKAAEGEKSIDWQVVSRAEADKRLGRGKVFGALVIPADYSATVAALTAPQPAPQGKAAPPTMTVLTNQAAGSIGSSMSSQAAQKAAHAASAQLGQELLKQAAAQKTPLPTAAQLKLADPVTVTVADGHPVGPRSAMGLSAFYYALVLVVCGMLGANVVNSQVDTALGYLHTDFGPVRKREPVQHTSRVRTLAIGIALMLGLSLVMGTLVEVATVGILDMDASHLGLLWLYSVATIAVVGTGSLALFAAFGTPGMLLATIVFVAMAVPSSGATVPVQALPGFFRALAEFEPLRQVTEGLRSLLYYGAQADAGLTRAWASMGVALVAALVFGFAVTRVYDRKGLHRIPHPDTEPGAGAPAETPEPPKTPETPAPATA from the coding sequence ATGCCTCATCCCACGCCCCCCTCCGTGCTCCGCCGACCCGCACTGTGGATCGGAACGGGACTCATCGCAGCAGTGGTCTCGATGCTGTTCGCCCTGCTCTACGTGGGTGGCAACGTCAACCCCAAGGGCAACCTGCGCGACCTGCCCGTGGCCCTGGTCAACAGCGACGGCGGAGCGGACATCAACGGCCGCCACGTCAACCTGGGCGAGCAGGTCGTCTCCGGCATCCAGAAGGCCGCCGAGGGCGAGAAGAGCATCGACTGGCAGGTCGTCAGCCGCGCGGAGGCCGACAAGCGGCTGGGCCGGGGCAAGGTCTTCGGCGCCCTGGTCATACCCGCCGACTACTCGGCCACGGTGGCCGCGCTCACCGCCCCGCAGCCCGCGCCCCAGGGCAAGGCCGCGCCGCCGACCATGACCGTCCTGACCAACCAGGCGGCCGGCAGCATCGGCTCCTCCATGTCCTCCCAGGCCGCTCAGAAGGCCGCCCACGCCGCCTCCGCCCAGCTCGGCCAGGAGCTCCTCAAGCAGGCCGCCGCCCAGAAGACCCCGCTGCCGACGGCCGCCCAGCTCAAGCTGGCCGACCCGGTGACCGTGACGGTCGCCGACGGCCACCCGGTCGGTCCGCGCAGCGCCATGGGCCTGAGCGCCTTCTACTACGCACTGGTCCTGGTCGTCTGCGGCATGCTCGGCGCCAACGTGGTCAACTCCCAGGTCGACACCGCGCTCGGCTACCTGCACACCGATTTCGGACCGGTCCGCAAGCGCGAACCCGTCCAGCACACCAGCCGCGTCCGCACCCTGGCCATCGGCATCGCGCTCATGCTCGGGCTGTCCCTGGTGATGGGCACCCTGGTCGAGGTCGCCACGGTGGGCATCCTCGACATGGACGCCTCCCACCTCGGCCTGCTGTGGCTCTACTCGGTCGCCACCATCGCGGTGGTCGGCACCGGAAGCCTGGCCCTGTTCGCCGCCTTCGGCACGCCCGGCATGCTCCTGGCCACCATCGTCTTCGTGGCGATGGCCGTACCCTCCTCCGGCGCCACCGTGCCAGTCCAGGCACTCCCCGGGTTCTTCCGCGCCCTCGCCGAGTTCGAGCCGCTGCGCCAGGTCACCGAGGGGCTGCGGTCCCTCCTCTACTACGGAGCCCAGGCCGACGCGGGCCTGACCCGGGCCTGGGCCTCGATGGGTGTCGCCCTCGTCGCCGCGCTGGTCTTCGGCTTCGCCGTCACCCGCGTCTACGACCGCAAGGGGCTGCACCGCATCCCCCACCCCGACACCGAACCCGGTGCCGGGGCCCCCGCCGAAACCCCGGAGCCCCCGAAGACCCCCGAGACCCCTGCCCCGGCCACGGCCTGA
- a CDS encoding 5'-nucleotidase codes for MRYDLSDRLVVGIASSALFDLADGDAVFRERGEDAYRSHQEAHVDELLAKGVAFPFVRRLLSLNDLADRADPLVEVIILSRNDPDTGMRAMRSIRAHGLPISRAVFRQGRPSHPFMPALNMSLFLSADGPDVRDAVAAGLPAGHVLKTGRIDDESDPELRIAFDFDGVLASDTAEQVYQRGGIDEFRAYEVGHATTPHDPGPLRDFLAGINRIQRLEEERRRKDRAYQPRLRVSLVTARDSPAHERALLSLKQWGLRVNDAFFLGGIDKAAVLKALDPHIFFDDQVAHLNGTAPGTPSVHIPFGALNSPSAGAV; via the coding sequence ATGAGGTACGACCTGTCCGATCGCCTGGTGGTGGGGATCGCCTCCAGCGCCCTGTTCGACCTGGCCGACGGGGACGCCGTGTTCCGGGAGCGGGGCGAGGACGCCTACCGGAGCCACCAGGAGGCCCATGTCGACGAACTACTGGCCAAAGGGGTGGCGTTCCCCTTCGTCAGACGGCTGCTGTCGTTGAACGACCTGGCGGATCGGGCCGACCCCCTGGTCGAGGTCATCATCCTCTCCCGCAACGATCCCGACACCGGGATGCGCGCGATGCGCTCGATCAGGGCGCACGGCCTCCCGATCAGCCGTGCGGTCTTCCGGCAGGGCCGTCCCTCGCACCCGTTCATGCCGGCGCTCAACATGTCGCTGTTCCTGTCGGCCGACGGCCCTGACGTTCGCGACGCGGTCGCGGCCGGGCTGCCCGCGGGACACGTCCTCAAGACGGGGCGGATCGACGACGAGAGCGACCCCGAACTCCGCATCGCGTTCGACTTCGACGGAGTGCTGGCGAGCGACACGGCCGAGCAGGTCTACCAGAGGGGCGGCATCGACGAGTTCCGTGCCTACGAAGTCGGCCACGCCACCACCCCTCACGATCCGGGACCACTACGGGACTTCCTGGCCGGCATCAACCGCATCCAGCGCCTCGAGGAAGAGCGACGGCGCAAGGATCGCGCGTACCAGCCCCGCCTGCGCGTATCGCTGGTCACCGCTCGGGACTCCCCCGCTCATGAACGCGCCCTGTTGAGCCTCAAGCAGTGGGGACTACGGGTCAACGACGCCTTCTTCCTCGGCGGCATCGACAAGGCCGCGGTCCTGAAGGCCCTCGACCCGCACATCTTCTTCGACGACCAGGTCGCCCATCTCAACGGCACCGCACCGGGCACTCCGAGCGTCCACATCCCCTTCGGGGCACTCAATTCGCCCTCCGCCGGGGCGGTCTGA
- a CDS encoding TetR/AcrR family transcriptional regulator, translating into MPKQVDHESRRRLIADAVCHLADERGLEGVTLRDVAARAQVSMGAVQRCFRTKEEMLVFALGHIGERIDERVRARLVRSPAQSAGTALGHAAAEVSLLREGHRAEARVWLAFVAQAAVSEALARTLKANYAALQEAFTRLISEAREGSDRAVPFDPQREARTLLALADGLTTHVLIGHLTPHEAHEVLDAHLTGLWE; encoded by the coding sequence GTGCCCAAACAGGTGGATCATGAGAGTCGACGCCGTCTCATCGCGGATGCCGTCTGCCATCTCGCCGACGAGCGCGGGCTGGAGGGCGTGACCCTGCGCGACGTCGCCGCCCGCGCGCAGGTGTCGATGGGAGCCGTTCAGCGGTGCTTCCGCACCAAGGAAGAGATGCTCGTGTTCGCCCTCGGGCACATCGGCGAGCGGATCGACGAGCGCGTGCGGGCCCGTCTCGTCCGGAGTCCGGCCCAGTCGGCCGGCACCGCCCTGGGGCACGCGGCCGCCGAGGTCTCACTGCTCCGGGAGGGGCACCGCGCCGAGGCCAGGGTCTGGCTCGCCTTCGTCGCGCAGGCGGCCGTCAGCGAGGCGTTGGCGAGGACGCTGAAGGCGAACTACGCAGCCCTGCAGGAGGCGTTCACCCGCCTCATCTCGGAGGCGCGTGAGGGGTCCGACCGTGCGGTGCCCTTCGATCCGCAACGCGAGGCCCGCACGCTCCTCGCCCTGGCGGACGGCCTCACCACCCACGTCCTCATCGGCCACCTCACCCCGCACGAGGCGCACGAGGTCCTCGATGCGCACTTGACCGGCCTCTGGGAGTGA
- a CDS encoding amidase, with translation MQDALWKMPAAAQAEAVRTAEVSAVELIDSHLDRIAEINPQMNAVTQLLAERARGSAAQLDRRRAAGEALGPLAGVPFTVKESTAVEGMPTTFGTARFRDLVASADAPPVARLRAAGAIPIGHSNIPTLILAGMHTRSELFGDTVNPWDSSRTPGGSSGGDAVAVATGMAALGLGNDSGGSVRIPAQFCGVAGLKPSTGRFPADHRVLGPDDPGPASQMLVTDGPLARSVGDLRLAYEVLAGTDPRDPRAVPVPAYGEPLPGPVKVAVVADPGGHGVHPTVRGAVATAADALRDAGYDVREVADVPRLDEALEAYGRIAVTEFAPSWPVVRKLLGKGGDRYIEMAMERTPPASADVFMKLMGSWLSIRRSWAGFLDEYPLLLGPVFTEPPVEPGLESRDRTGRDRVASGMRLCTVTSFVGVPGVAVPTGTADGLPCGVQIVGRAFREDLCLGAAQAIEDRLGVLAPVDPRAGGRPG, from the coding sequence ATGCAGGACGCCCTGTGGAAGATGCCGGCCGCCGCGCAGGCGGAGGCCGTGCGCACCGCGGAGGTCTCGGCCGTCGAACTGATCGACAGCCACCTCGACCGCATCGCCGAGATCAACCCCCAGATGAACGCGGTCACGCAGCTCCTCGCGGAGCGCGCTCGCGGGTCCGCGGCGCAGCTGGACCGCCGGCGGGCCGCCGGTGAAGCGCTGGGGCCGCTCGCGGGCGTGCCGTTCACGGTGAAGGAGAGCACCGCCGTCGAAGGCATGCCGACCACGTTCGGCACGGCGCGCTTCCGCGATCTGGTCGCGTCCGCCGACGCGCCGCCGGTGGCGCGACTGCGGGCGGCCGGCGCCATCCCCATCGGGCACAGCAACATCCCCACCCTGATCCTGGCGGGGATGCACACGCGCAGCGAGCTGTTCGGCGACACGGTCAACCCGTGGGACAGCAGCCGGACGCCGGGCGGCTCCAGCGGGGGCGATGCGGTGGCCGTCGCCACGGGCATGGCGGCGCTCGGGCTCGGCAACGACTCCGGCGGGTCGGTGCGCATCCCGGCCCAGTTCTGCGGCGTGGCCGGACTGAAGCCGTCCACGGGCCGGTTCCCCGCCGACCACCGCGTCCTCGGCCCGGACGACCCGGGCCCCGCGTCCCAGATGCTGGTCACCGACGGCCCACTGGCCCGGAGCGTGGGCGATCTGAGGCTCGCGTACGAGGTGTTGGCCGGAACCGATCCGCGAGACCCGCGCGCCGTGCCGGTGCCCGCCTACGGCGAACCGCTCCCCGGCCCCGTGAAGGTCGCAGTCGTGGCGGACCCGGGCGGGCACGGCGTCCACCCGACGGTTCGCGGAGCCGTCGCGACGGCGGCCGACGCGCTGCGCGACGCCGGGTACGACGTGCGCGAAGTAGCGGACGTACCGCGGTTGGACGAGGCCCTCGAAGCCTACGGCCGGATCGCCGTGACCGAGTTCGCCCCGAGCTGGCCGGTGGTGCGCAAGCTGCTCGGCAAGGGCGGGGACCGCTACATCGAGATGGCCATGGAACGGACCCCGCCCGCGAGCGCGGACGTCTTCATGAAGCTGATGGGCAGCTGGCTGAGCATCCGCCGCTCATGGGCCGGGTTCCTGGACGAGTACCCGCTGTTGCTCGGCCCGGTCTTCACCGAGCCGCCGGTCGAGCCGGGGCTGGAGTCGCGCGACAGGACGGGCAGGGACCGGGTCGCGTCGGGGATGCGCCTGTGCACCGTGACCAGTTTCGTGGGCGTACCCGGTGTGGCCGTGCCGACCGGGACGGCCGACGGCCTCCCCTGCGGGGTGCAGATCGTCGGGCGGGCGTTCCGCGAGGACCTGTGCCTGGGCGCGGCCCAGGCGATCGAGGACCGGCTCGGCGTCCTCGCCCCGGTCGACCCGCGTGCCGGGGGCCGGCCCGGCTGA
- a CDS encoding ferritin-like domain-containing protein, with translation MIKSEYGAWVREFEAERERRAALGDPDWGKGAQLPAEIVRSIQKFQVGEDGDGSALSGKADLAGDPVYSEAVRLFIAEEQNHARMLKLLLAAGGAGTLDGHWSDAAFVRVRRLLGLRVELLVLMVAEVVALGYYRALRDGATDPLTTEVAGRILADEERHVPFHCLRLREGLAGLPRPARRAVTAGWRGLLVGAAGLVAVDHGPALRTLGVRRGAFVAQTLRTSAWMARAMSDGPVPAPARTEAGTGTGARTEASTGV, from the coding sequence ATGATCAAAAGTGAGTACGGGGCATGGGTGCGCGAGTTCGAGGCCGAGCGGGAGCGCAGGGCGGCCCTGGGCGACCCCGACTGGGGCAAGGGTGCGCAGTTGCCGGCCGAAATCGTCCGCAGCATCCAGAAGTTCCAGGTCGGCGAGGACGGCGACGGCTCCGCGCTCTCCGGCAAGGCCGACCTCGCGGGTGACCCGGTCTACTCCGAGGCGGTCCGGCTCTTCATCGCCGAGGAACAGAACCACGCGCGGATGCTGAAGCTGCTGCTGGCGGCCGGCGGAGCCGGCACCCTCGACGGGCACTGGAGCGACGCGGCCTTCGTCCGGGTCCGGCGACTCCTCGGACTGCGGGTGGAACTGCTGGTTTTGATGGTCGCCGAGGTGGTGGCCCTGGGGTACTACCGGGCCCTGCGCGACGGCGCCACCGACCCCCTGACCACCGAGGTCGCAGGTCGGATCCTGGCGGACGAGGAGCGGCACGTCCCCTTCCACTGCCTGCGCCTGCGGGAGGGGCTCGCCGGACTGCCCCGGCCCGCCCGCCGGGCGGTGACGGCCGGGTGGCGCGGCCTGTTGGTCGGCGCCGCCGGCCTGGTCGCGGTGGACCACGGTCCGGCCTTGCGGACCCTCGGGGTGCGCCGCGGCGCCTTCGTCGCGCAAACCCTGCGCACCTCCGCATGGATGGCCCGCGCCATGTCGGACGGCCCGGTTCCCGCGCCGGCGCGGACGGAGGCGGGGACGGGGACGGGGGCGCGGACGGAGGCGAGCACTGGTGTCTGA